The following coding sequences are from one Amblyraja radiata isolate CabotCenter1 chromosome 40, sAmbRad1.1.pri, whole genome shotgun sequence window:
- the LOC116967583 gene encoding tubulin alpha-1C chain-like → MPGLQTQVGRAVVLGCPPSPVWPSGILVSERQTLLDIRASVVERECISIHIGQAGVQIGNACWELYCLEHGIQPDGQMPTDSTIGGGDDSFNTFFSETGAGKHVPRAVFIDLEPTVIDEVRTGTYRQLFHPEQLITGKEDAANNYARGHCSIGKEIVDLVLDRIRKLADLCTGLQGFLIFHSFGGGTGSGFTSLLMERLSVDYGKKSKLEFSVYPAPQISTAVVEPYNAVLVTHCTLEHSDCAFMVDNEAIYDVCRRNLDIERPTYTNLNRLLAQIVSSITASLRFDGALNVDLTEFQTNLVPYPRIHFPLVTYAPIISAEKAYHEELSVPQLTNACFEPANQMVKCDPRQGKYMSCCMLYRGDVVPKDVNASIATIKTKRTIQFVDWCPTGFKVGINYQPPTVVPGGDLAKVQRALCMLSNTTAISMAWSRLNLKFDKMYAKRAFVHWYVGEGLEEGEFQDAREDMASLEKDYQEVAVDSADMERRGEEEE, encoded by the exons atgccggggttacaaaCACAAGTTGGCCGTGCCGTTGTGTTAGGCTGCCCACCGTCTCCCGTCTGGCCGTCCGGAATCCTGGTGTCCGAACGCCAAACACTCCTGGACATCCGAGCCTCTGTCGTCGAG CGCGAGTGTATTTCAATCCACATCGGCCAGGCTGGCGTCCAGATTGGCAACGCTTGCTGGGAGTTGTATTGCCTGGAGCACGGGATCCAGCCGGATGGACAGATGCCCACCGACTCGACCATCGGAGGCGGCGACGATTCGTTCAACACCTTCTTTAGCGAGACGGGGGCGGGCAAGCACGTACCAAGGGCCGTGTTCATCGACCTGGAGCCCACGGTGATcg ACGAGGTGCGGACCGGCACCTACCGCCAGCTCTTCCACCCCGAGCAGCTCATCACCGGCAAGGAGGACGCGGCCAATAACTACGCCCGGGGCCACTGCTCCATCGGCAAGGAGATCGTGGACCTGGTCCTGGATCGCATCCGGAAGCTG GCCGATCTGTGCACCGGACTCCAGGGGTTCCTCATCTTCCACAgtttcggcggcggcaccggctcgggcttcacctccctcctcatggAGAGACTCTCCGTGGACTACGGCAAGAAATCCAAGCTGGAGTTTTCCGTCTACCCGGCGCCGCAGATCTCCACCGCCGTGGTCGAGCCCTACAACGCGGTGCTGGTCACCCACTGCACCCTGGAGCACTCCGACTGCGCCTTCATGGTGGACAACGAGGCCATTTACGACGTGTGCCGGCGGAACCTGGACATCGAGCGCCCCACCTACACCAACCTCAACCGCCTGTTGGCGCAGATCGTGTCGTCCATCACCGCCTCGCTGCGCTTCGACGGCGCCCTCAACGTGGACCTGACTGAGTTCCAGACCAACCTGGTCCCCTACCCGCGCATCCACTTCCCGCTCGTCACCTACGCTCCCATTATTTCGGCCGAGAAGGCTTACCACGAGGAACTGTCCGTTCCACAACTGACCAACGCCTGCTTCGAGCCGGCCAACCAGATGGTGAAGTGCGACCCCCGCCAGGGCAAGTACATGTCGTGCTGCATGttgtaccgcggggacgtggtgccCAAGGACGTCAACGCCTCCATCGCCACCATCAAGACCAAGCGCACCATCCAGTTCGTGGACTGGTGCCCGACCGGGTTCAAG GTGGGCATCAACTACCAGCCCCCGACTGTGGTGCCGGGGGGCGACCTGGCCAAGGTACAACGTGCCCTCTGCATGCTGAGCAACACCACCGCCATCTCCATGGCCTGGTCCCGCCTCAACCTCAAGTTCGACAAGATGTACGCCAAGCGGGCCTTTGTCCACTGGTACGTGGGAGAGGGGCTGGAGGAAGGGGAGTTCCAGGACGCGCGGGAGGACATGGCGTCGCTGGAGAAGGACTACCAGGAGGTGGCCGTGGATTCCGCCGACATGGAGAGACGGGGTGAAGAGGAAGAATAA
- the LOC116967584 gene encoding tubulin alpha chain-like translates to MTPRSRCIMTLRECISIHIGQAGVQIGNACWELYCLEHGIQPDGQMPTDSTIGGGDDSFNTFFSETGAGKHVPRAVFIDLEPTVIDEVRTGTYRQLFHPEQLITGKEDAANNYARGHCSIGKEIVDLVLDRIRKLADLCTGLQGFLIFHSFGGGTGSGFTSLLMERLSVDYGKKSKLEFSVYPAPQISTAVVEPYNAVLVTHCTLEHSDCAFMVDNEAIYDVCRRNLDIERPTYTNLNRLLAQIVSSITASLRFDGALNVDLTEFQTNLVPYPRIHFPLVTYAPIISAEKAYHEELSVPQLTNACFEPANQMVKCDPRQGKYMSCCMLYRGDVVPKDVNASIATIKTKRSIQFVDWCPTGFKVGINYQPPTVVPGGDLAKVQRALCMLSNTTAISMAWSRLNLKFDKMYAKRAFVHWYVGEGLEEGEFQDAREDMASLEKDYQEVAVDSADLERQGEEEE, encoded by the exons atgacacccaggtctcgttgcattatgACACTG CGCGAGTGTATTTCAATCCACATTGGCCAGGCTGGCGTCCAGATTGGCAACGCTTGCTGGGAGTTGTATTGCCTGGAGCACGGGATCCAGCCGGATGGACAGATGCCCACCGACTCGACCATCGGAGGCGGCGACGATTCGTTCAACACGTTCTTCAGCGAGACGGGGGCGGGCAAGCACGTACCAAGGGCCGTGTTCATCGACCTGGAGCCCACGGTGATCG ACGAGGTGCGGACCGGCACCTACCGCCAGCTCTTCCACCCCGAGCAGCTCATCACCGGCAAGGAGGACGCGGCCAATAACTACGCCCGGGGCCACTGCTCCATCGGCAAGGAGATCGTGGACCTGGTCCTGGATCGCATCCGGAAGCTG GCCGATCTGTGCACCGGACTCCAGGGGTTCCTCATCTTCCACAgtttcggcggcggcaccggctcgggcttcacctccctcctcatggAGAGACTATCCGTGGACTACGGCAAGAAATCCAAGCTGGAGTTTTCCGTCTACCCGGCGCCGCAGATCTCCACCGCCGTGGTCGAGCCCTACAACGCGGTGCTGGTCACCCACTGCACCCTGGAGCACTCCGACTGCGCCTTCATGGTGGACAACGAGGCCATTTACGACGTGTGCCGGCGGAACCTGGACATCGAGCGCCCCACCTACACAAACCTCAACCGCCTGTTGGCGCAGATCGTGTCGTCCATCACCGCCTCGCTGCGCTTCGACGGCGCCCTCAACGTAGACCTGACTGAGTTCCAGACCAACCTGGTCCCCTACCCGCGCATCCACTTCCCACTCGTCACCTACGCTCCCATTATTTCGGCCGAGAAGGCATACCACGAGGAACTGTCCGTTCCACAACTGACCAACGCCTGCTTCGAGCCGGCCAACCAGATGGTGAAGTGCGACCCTCGCCAGGGCAAGTACATGTCGTGCTGCATGttgtaccgcggggacgtggtgccCAAGGACGTCAACGCCTCCATCGCCACCATCAAGACCAAGCGCTCCATCCAGTTCGTGGACTGGTGTCCGACCGGGTTCAAG GTGGGCATCAATTACCAGCCCCCGACTGTGGTGCCGGGGGGAGACCTGGCCAAGGTACAACGCGCCCTCTGCATGCTGAGCAACACCACCGCCATCTCCATGGCATGGTCCCGCCTCAACCTCAAGTTCGACAAGATGTACGCCAAGCGGGCCTTTGTCCACTGGTACGTGGGAGAGGGGCTGGAGGAAGGGGAGTTCCAGGACGCGCGGGAGGACATGGCGTCGCTGGAGAAGGACTACCAGGAGGTGGCCGTGGATTCCGCCGACTTGGAgagacagggtgaagaggaagaatAA
- the LOC116967585 gene encoding tubulin alpha chain-like — MALRECISIHIGQAGVQIGNACWELYCLEHGIQPDGQMPTDSTIGGGDDSFNTFFSETGAGKHVPRAVFIDLEPTVIDEVRTGTYRQLFHPEQLITGKEDAANNYARGHCSIGKEIVDLVLDRIRKLADLCTGLQGFLIFHSFGGGTGSGFTSLLMERLSVDYGKKSKLEFSVYPAPQISTAVVEPYNAVLVTHCTLEHSDCAFMVDNEAIYDVCRRNLDIERPTYTNLNRLLAQIVSSITASLRFDGALNVDLTEFQTNLVPYPRIHFPLVTYAPIISAEKAYHEELSVPQLTNACFEPANQMVKCDPRQGKYMSCCMLYRGDVVPKDVNASIATIKTKRSIQFVDWCPTGFKVGINYQPPTVVPGGDLAKVQRALCMLSNTTAISMAWSRLNLKFDKMYAKRAFVHWYVGEGLEEGEFQDAREDMASLEKDYQEVAVDSADMERRGEEEE; from the exons atgGCACTG CGCGAGTGTATTTCAATCCACATCGGCCAGGCTGGCGTCCAGATTGGCAACGCTTGCTGGGAGTTGTATTGCCTGGAGCACGGGATCCAGCCGGATGGACAGATGCCCACCGACTCGACCATCGGAGGCGGCGACGATTCGTTCAACACCTTCTTCAGCGAGACGGGGGCGGGCAAGCACGTACCAAGGGCCGTGTTCATCGACCTGGAGCCCACGGTGATcg ACGAGGTGCGGACCGGCACCTACCGCCAGCTCTTCCACCCCGAGCAGCTCATCACCGGCAAGGAGGACGCGGCCAATAACTACGCCCGGGGCCACTGCTCCATCGGCAAGGAGATCGTAGACCTGGTCCTGGATCGCATCCGGAAGCTG GCCGATCTGTGCACCGGACTCCAGGGGTTCCTCATCTTCCACAgtttcggcggcggcaccggctcgggcttcacctccctcctcatggAGAGACTCTCCGTGGACTACGGCAAGAAATCCAAGCTGGAGTTTTCCGTCTACCCGGCGCCGCAGATCTCCACCGCCGTGGTCGAGCCCTACAACGCGGTGCTGGTCACCCACTGCACCCTGGAGCACTCCGACTGCGCCTTCATGGTGGACAACGAGGCCATTTACGACGTGTGCCGGCGAAACCTGGACATCGAGCGCCCCACCTACACCAACCTCAACCGCCTGTTGGCGCAGATCGTGTCGTCCATCACCGCCTCGCTGCGCTTCGACGGCGCCCTCAACGTGGACCTGACTGAGTTCCAGACCAACCTGGTCCCCTACCCGCGCATCCACTTCCCGCTCGTCACCTACGCTCCCATTATTTCGGCCGAGAAGGCTTACCACGAGGAACTGTCCGTTCCACAACTGACCAACGCCTGCTTCGAGCCGGCCAACCAGATGGTGAAGTGCGACCCCCGCCAGGGCAAGTACATGTCGTGCTGCATGttgtaccgcggggacgtggtgccCAAGGACGTCAACGCCTCCATCGCCACCATCAAGACCAAGCGCTCCATCCAGTTCGTGGACTGGTGCCCGACCGGGTTCAAA GTGGGCATCAACTACCAGCCCCCGACTGTGGTGCCGGGGGGCGACCTGGCCAAGGTACAACGCGCCCTCTGCATGCTGAGCAACACCACTGCCATCTCCATGGCCTGGAGCCGCCTCAACCTCAAGTTCGACAAGATGTACGCCAAGCGGGCCTTTGTCCACTGGTACGTGGGAGAGGGGCTGGAGGAAGGGGAGTTCCAGGACGCGCGGGAGGACATGGCGTCGCTCGAGAAGGACTACCAGGAGGTGGCCGTGGATTCCGCCGACATGGAGAGACGGGGTGAAGAGGAAGAATAA